Proteins from one Longimicrobium sp. genomic window:
- a CDS encoding L,D-transpeptidase, with translation MKRNKWLVALALLAPALAPESGRAQMALSRDSGLIVSSVEAAIARPARRMANFSVVVDVSDRVLYVMSGERVVRSYPVSVGEAGYDTPTGQFTIRRMIWNPDWRPPPSAWARDKKYEAPGSAGNPMGRVKMFFREPDYYIHGTGLTSSLGSARSHGCIRMRNIDVVELARLVMVNGGDPKNDEWFQETIAQKENMRPVTLTTPVTFRVRE, from the coding sequence ATGAAGAGAAACAAGTGGTTGGTCGCGCTGGCGCTGTTGGCGCCCGCGCTGGCCCCGGAGAGCGGCAGGGCGCAGATGGCCCTTTCGCGCGACAGCGGGCTGATCGTGTCGTCCGTGGAGGCCGCCATCGCGCGGCCGGCGCGCCGGATGGCGAACTTCTCGGTGGTGGTGGACGTGTCCGACCGCGTGCTGTACGTGATGAGCGGGGAGCGCGTGGTCCGCAGCTACCCGGTTTCCGTGGGCGAGGCAGGGTACGACACGCCCACCGGGCAGTTCACCATCCGCCGGATGATCTGGAACCCCGACTGGCGGCCGCCCCCCTCGGCGTGGGCCCGCGACAAGAAGTACGAGGCGCCGGGCTCGGCCGGCAACCCCATGGGGCGCGTGAAGATGTTCTTCCGCGAGCCCGACTACTACATCCACGGCACGGGGCTGACGAGCTCGCTGGGCAGCGCGCGGTCGCACGGGTGCATCCGCATGCGCAACATCGACGTGGTGGAACTGGCGCGCCTGGTGATGGTGAACGGGGGCGATCCCAAGAACGACGAGTGGTTCCAGGAAACCATCGCGCAGAAGGAGAACATGCGCCCGGTGACGCTCACGACGCCCGTGACCTTCCGCGTCCGCGAGTAG